The DNA region AGCCAGCTTCAAGATCTTCTGGCTTATCAATACGAATGCCTACATGACCATACGCCTCTGCAATTGCGGCAAAGTCAGGCACAGAATCCATATAAGAATGGGAGTGACGACCTTGATAAATCATATCTTGCCATTGTTTTACCATGCCTAAGAAACGATTATTCAAATTAATAATCTTAACTGGAATATCATATTGCAAGCAGGTCGATAGCTCTTGAATATTCATTTGAATACTACCATCCCCTGTCACACAAACCACTTCTTCTTGTGGTAATGCATACTTCACGCCCATTGCTGCTGGCAAGCCAAAGCCCATGGTGCCTAAACCACCAGAATTGATCCAGCGACGCGGTTTATCGAACGGGTAATAAAGTGCTGCAAACATTTGGTGCTGTCCAACATCCGATGCCACATAAGCATTCCCATTAGTAAGTTTATACAATGTTTCAATGACTTGTTGTGGCTTAATGCGATCGGTTGTACGATCAAATTCAAGACACTTACGATTTTTCCAACTTTGCAGTTCTTGCCACCAAGTATCGATAGCTTCTTTATCTTGCTTGATTTCTTTTTCTGATAATTGCTTCAACATGCTGTCGAGTACTTCATCCGCCGATCCAACAATAGGTAGATCCGCTTGAATGATTTTCGAGATTGACGAAGGGTCTATATCAATATGCATGATCTTGGCATTTGGACAATATTTCTCAACATTGTTGGTTGTCCGATCATCAAAACGAACGCCAACACCAAAGATCAAATCAGCATTGTGCATCGCCATATTGGCTTCATAAGTACCGTGCATACCAAGCATGCCCAAAGAATTTTTGTGCGTAGCAGGAAATGCACCTAACCCCATCAACGTGCTGATCACTGGAAGATTGAGCACTTCTGCCAATTTAAGCAGTTGCTCACTGGCATTAGCCATAATCGCCCCGCCCCCCACATAAAGCACTGGTTTTTTGGCTTCAATCAAGGTTTTCAAGCCTTTTTTAATCTGACCTTTATGACCGGTAGTGGTGGGATTGTAAGAGCGCATCGATACTTCTTTCGGATATTGATACGGGAAAGTTTCAAGCGGATTTAATACATTTTTAGGCAGATCGACGACGACGGGACCTGGGCGACCCGTTGATGCAAGATAGAAGGCCTTTTTGATGGTGTCAGGAATGTCTGCTGCTTTAG from Vibrio casei includes:
- a CDS encoding acetolactate synthase 3 large subunit; amino-acid sequence: MEMLSGADMIVRSLIDEGVEHIYGYPGGSVLDIYDALHEKSDIEHVLVRHEQAAVHMADGYSRATGKVGVVLVTSGPGATNAITGIATAYMDSIPMVVLSGQVPNNLIGNDAFQECDMVGISRPIVKHSFLVTKAADIPDTIKKAFYLASTGRPGPVVVDLPKNVLNPLETFPYQYPKEVSMRSYNPTTTGHKGQIKKGLKTLIEAKKPVLYVGGGAIMANASEQLLKLAEVLNLPVISTLMGLGAFPATHKNSLGMLGMHGTYEANMAMHNADLIFGVGVRFDDRTTNNVEKYCPNAKIMHIDIDPSSISKIIQADLPIVGSADEVLDSMLKQLSEKEIKQDKEAIDTWWQELQSWKNRKCLEFDRTTDRIKPQQVIETLYKLTNGNAYVASDVGQHQMFAALYYPFDKPRRWINSGGLGTMGFGLPAAMGVKYALPQEEVVCVTGDGSIQMNIQELSTCLQYDIPVKIINLNNRFLGMVKQWQDMIYQGRHSHSYMDSVPDFAAIAEAYGHVGIRIDKPEDLEAGLKKALDMKDRLVFVDINVDETEHVYPMQIKGESMDKMWLSKTERT